In Oryza brachyantha chromosome 1, ObraRS2, whole genome shotgun sequence, the following are encoded in one genomic region:
- the LOC102703258 gene encoding small ubiquitin-related modifier 1-like isoform X1, which yields MSSAGGEDEKKPAAGEGGGAHINLKVKGQDGNEVFFRIKRSTQLKKLMNAYCDRQSVDMNAIAFLFDGRRLNAEQTPDQLEMEDGDEIDAMLHQTGGSLHA from the exons ATGTCGtcggccggcggggaggaTGAGAAGAAGCCCGCGgcgggcgagggcggcggcgctcacATCAACCTCAAGGTCAAGGGGCAG GACGGCAATGAGGTGTTCTTCCGCATCAAGAGATCAACCCAACTGAAGAAGCTGATGAACGCCTACTGTGACCGCCAGTCCGTGGATATGAATGCTATTGCTTTCCTGTTTGATGGCCGTAGGCTCAATGCTGAGCAGACTCCTGATCAG CTCGAGATGGAAGACGGCGACGAGATCGACGCCATGCTTCACCAGACTGGAGGCTCTCTGCATGCCTAG
- the LOC102703258 gene encoding small ubiquitin-related modifier 1-like isoform X2, producing MMSDESMIEDGNEVFFRIKRSTQLKKLMNAYCDRQSVDMNAIAFLFDGRRLNAEQTPDQLEMEDGDEIDAMLHQTGGSLHA from the exons GACGGCAATGAGGTGTTCTTCCGCATCAAGAGATCAACCCAACTGAAGAAGCTGATGAACGCCTACTGTGACCGCCAGTCCGTGGATATGAATGCTATTGCTTTCCTGTTTGATGGCCGTAGGCTCAATGCTGAGCAGACTCCTGATCAG CTCGAGATGGAAGACGGCGACGAGATCGACGCCATGCTTCACCAGACTGGAGGCTCTCTGCATGCCTAG